A genomic stretch from Barnesiella intestinihominis YIT 11860 includes:
- a CDS encoding NfeD family protein, whose product MKKFHKYIFFLILFFQYFVSNSQNTVYQIDITKEIGSTTWRYLRAGLHQAQEQNAKAVILRLNTYGGTVVHADSMRTAILNAPIPVYAFVDNNAASAGALIAIACDSIYMRSSASMGATTVVNETGAAMPDKYQSYMRATMRATAESHGKDESGNWRRNPLIAEAMVDERVIVPNLCDSGKVLTLTANEAIAQKYCEGIVDNVDEIISQKLRYETYTLQEFKPSLFDDIAGFLTHPAFQALMVTLIFGGIFMELKTPGIGLPSAIACTAAVLYFTPLYIDGLAANWEILLFVIGIILLIFEFLVIPGFGIAGISGSILILGALILALVGNVNFDFDFVSAADISKGIITVISGVIISVALLFWFFQKIGSKGPLGRLALQADQATEKGYIGVPSELQEYIGKEGLAATILRPSGKVTIGDRQFDAVALHGYIEKGAGIKVVKYENAQLYVIEIK is encoded by the coding sequence ATGAAAAAGTTTCACAAATATATCTTTTTTCTCATATTATTTTTCCAGTATTTTGTATCGAACTCACAAAACACTGTTTATCAAATAGATATAACCAAAGAAATCGGGAGTACGACTTGGCGATATTTAAGAGCCGGTTTACACCAAGCCCAAGAACAAAATGCAAAAGCCGTCATACTACGGCTGAACACCTACGGGGGAACTGTCGTTCACGCCGATTCCATGAGAACGGCTATACTCAATGCACCCATTCCCGTCTATGCTTTCGTCGACAACAATGCCGCATCGGCAGGAGCACTCATCGCCATAGCCTGCGACAGTATCTATATGCGCAGCAGCGCAAGCATGGGAGCCACTACGGTAGTCAATGAAACCGGAGCCGCCATGCCCGACAAATACCAGTCATACATGCGGGCGACCATGCGGGCGACGGCCGAGTCACACGGAAAAGACGAATCGGGAAACTGGCGGCGCAATCCGCTCATAGCCGAAGCTATGGTCGACGAAAGAGTAATCGTCCCCAATCTTTGCGATTCGGGCAAAGTACTCACCCTTACGGCAAACGAGGCCATCGCCCAAAAATATTGCGAAGGCATAGTCGATAACGTTGACGAGATCATTTCGCAAAAACTCCGGTACGAGACTTATACTTTACAAGAATTCAAACCCTCGCTCTTCGACGATATCGCCGGTTTTCTCACTCACCCCGCCTTTCAGGCTCTCATGGTAACGCTCATATTCGGCGGTATCTTCATGGAACTGAAAACACCGGGCATAGGATTGCCCTCGGCCATTGCCTGTACCGCAGCCGTACTTTATTTCACTCCGCTTTACATCGACGGATTAGCCGCAAATTGGGAAATACTGCTTTTCGTCATCGGCATCATTCTGCTCATTTTCGAATTTCTCGTTATCCCCGGCTTCGGTATAGCCGGCATTTCGGGCTCCATTCTGATATTAGGAGCACTCATTTTGGCATTAGTCGGGAATGTCAATTTCGATTTCGACTTCGTATCTGCCGCCGACATCAGCAAAGGAATAATAACTGTCATCTCGGGAGTCATTATTTCCGTAGCTTTACTCTTTTGGTTTTTCCAAAAAATCGGCAGTAAAGGCCCACTCGGACGTTTAGCCCTTCAAGCGGATCAAGCCACAGAAAAAGGATACATCGGAGTTCCCTCCGAATTACAAGAATATATCGGAAAAGAAGGACTCGCGGCAACCATACTCCGACCCTCCGGGAAAGTAACCATCGGCGACAGACAGTTCGACGCCGTAGCCCTTCACGGATACATCGAAAAAGGAGCGGGTATAAAAGTTGTCAAATACGAAAACGCGCAGCTTTATGTGATCGAAATCAAATAA
- the kdsB gene encoding 3-deoxy-manno-octulosonate cytidylyltransferase translates to MKFIGIIPARYASTRFPGKPLADMKGKYMIQRVYEQVRKILDNVCVATDDDRIFNAVESFGGNVVMTSAEHRSGTDRCFEAYNRLGGNEDVIINIQGDEPFIKPEQIESLIACFDSPQTQIATLVRPFEATEGYEALANPNSPKVILNDKNEALYFSRSIIPYMRNISPEQWPDKHVYYKHIGMYGYRADILSQITRLPQSSLEIAESLEQLRWLQNGYTIKVGITTQETIGIDTPDDLQKALTLL, encoded by the coding sequence ATGAAATTCATCGGTATTATTCCGGCTCGCTACGCCTCTACCCGATTCCCCGGGAAACCGCTGGCCGACATGAAAGGGAAATATATGATTCAACGGGTCTACGAGCAAGTCCGCAAAATCCTCGACAATGTATGTGTCGCCACTGACGACGACCGAATATTCAACGCCGTGGAATCTTTCGGCGGGAACGTTGTCATGACATCGGCCGAACACCGTAGTGGAACAGATCGTTGCTTCGAAGCCTACAATCGTCTGGGCGGAAACGAAGACGTAATCATCAACATTCAAGGAGACGAACCATTTATCAAACCCGAACAGATCGAGAGCCTCATCGCTTGCTTCGATTCGCCTCAAACCCAGATAGCGACCCTCGTGCGCCCCTTCGAGGCAACCGAAGGTTACGAGGCCCTCGCCAATCCCAACTCTCCGAAGGTCATTCTCAACGACAAAAACGAAGCACTCTATTTCAGCCGTTCGATAATTCCCTATATGAGAAATATATCCCCCGAACAATGGCCCGATAAACACGTTTACTACAAACACATCGGCATGTATGGATACAGAGCCGACATATTGTCCCAGATCACCCGGCTGCCCCAGTCGTCGCTCGAAATCGCCGAATCGCTCGAACAACTCCGGTGGCTGCAAAACGGCTATACGATTAAAGTGGGCATCACCACACAAGAAACAATCGGTATAGATACCCCCGATGATTTACAAAAAGCACTCACTCTACTCTGA
- a CDS encoding M16 family metallopeptidase, with amino-acid sequence MTLDRTTTPPVGTFPPLSLPAPGIHALSNGIEIIACNRGDEDVCRIDLMFEGGYYTEQKPGTAALTLLMLKEGAAGKSSEEIAESFDYHGAWLQTSASSHYLYVTLYTLNRHLDTCLSLLADIVIRPDFPEKEFTRLKERRLQQLLVQKEKVDVLASETFLSMIFGDKHPYGRAVTPDHINHITTEDLRDYHRQHIAPGKCRIFIAGKITGKLLDNLELHFGHTWNVPSVDSAIIPAFPIHRTENPIIVTHKENALQSGIRMGLPVIGRENPDFFALKLLCTILGGYFGSRLMSNIREEKGYTYGISSSIAAMRYGSYLTISTQTGTEFTRPLIDEVFVEIDRLRNEPVPTDEFITVQNYLRGDMARTLDSPFSIADYYLSLKANDLPVEYFAQQDEAIRQLSPGDLLSAAQKYLVPSQFYIAVAGDKNKIPPLSLP; translated from the coding sequence ATGACGTTAGACCGAACAACGACTCCGCCTGTCGGAACATTTCCGCCCCTATCCCTGCCCGCACCCGGCATCCATGCTTTATCGAACGGCATCGAAATCATCGCTTGTAATCGAGGTGACGAAGACGTGTGCCGCATAGACCTTATGTTCGAAGGAGGTTACTATACCGAACAGAAACCGGGTACAGCCGCCCTCACCCTGTTGATGCTCAAAGAAGGCGCTGCGGGCAAAAGCTCGGAAGAGATAGCCGAATCATTCGACTACCACGGAGCATGGTTGCAAACCTCCGCATCGAGTCACTATCTCTATGTCACGCTCTACACGCTCAATCGGCATCTCGACACCTGCCTATCTCTACTGGCAGACATCGTTATACGGCCCGATTTCCCGGAAAAAGAATTCACCCGGCTCAAAGAACGGCGTCTCCAACAACTGCTCGTTCAGAAAGAAAAAGTAGACGTCCTCGCCTCCGAGACTTTTCTCTCTATGATTTTCGGGGACAAGCACCCTTACGGACGGGCTGTCACCCCCGACCATATAAACCATATCACAACCGAAGACCTCCGAGACTACCATCGGCAGCACATCGCTCCCGGGAAATGTCGTATCTTCATCGCCGGAAAAATCACCGGGAAACTTCTCGATAATTTGGAACTCCACTTCGGCCACACATGGAATGTACCCTCTGTCGATTCTGCGATAATCCCCGCTTTCCCCATACATCGTACCGAAAATCCGATAATAGTCACCCACAAAGAAAACGCCCTCCAATCCGGAATCCGAATGGGACTGCCGGTCATCGGCCGGGAAAACCCCGATTTCTTCGCCCTGAAACTGCTCTGCACTATACTCGGCGGATATTTCGGCAGCAGACTCATGTCCAACATACGGGAAGAAAAGGGCTATACCTATGGCATATCTTCCTCTATCGCCGCCATGCGATACGGAAGCTATTTAACCATATCAACCCAAACCGGAACCGAATTCACCCGCCCGCTCATCGACGAAGTCTTCGTCGAAATAGATCGACTCAGAAACGAGCCCGTCCCGACCGACGAGTTCATCACCGTACAAAACTACCTGAGAGGAGACATGGCTCGTACCCTCGACTCCCCCTTTTCCATAGCGGACTACTACCTTTCATTGAAAGCCAACGATCTCCCAGTCGAATATTTTGCGCAGCAAGACGAAGCCATACGGCAACTGTCACCCGGCGATCTACTATCGGCAGCACAAAAATATCTCGTCCCCTCACAATTCTACATAGCCGTCGCCGGAGACAAGAACAAAATTCCCCCGCTCTCCCTACCTTGA
- a CDS encoding outer membrane protein, with amino-acid sequence MKKIIGLFIFMGLLSATTVQAQNYNTKCLGISAGYMFDTENVQAGVFMHLPFAKNWRVVPSVNYTFSHHDLNEWEINGNIHYLIPFAGRFSVYPLAGIAFQSWRGNALQNDKELSNTRNKFGINAGAGFEMNISRHLNLHIEGKYIFINDFNQANISIGLGYKF; translated from the coding sequence ATGAAAAAAATAATAGGACTTTTTATATTCATGGGGCTGCTTTCCGCCACCACCGTCCAAGCACAAAATTACAATACGAAGTGCTTAGGCATATCAGCCGGATACATGTTCGATACAGAAAACGTACAAGCAGGAGTTTTCATGCATCTCCCCTTTGCAAAAAACTGGCGAGTAGTGCCGTCGGTCAACTACACATTCTCGCACCACGACCTCAACGAATGGGAAATCAACGGGAACATTCATTACCTCATTCCTTTCGCCGGTCGATTCTCGGTATATCCCTTAGCCGGTATCGCGTTTCAAAGTTGGAGGGGAAATGCGTTACAAAACGATAAAGAACTCTCCAATACCCGAAATAAATTCGGAATAAACGCCGGAGCCGGATTCGAAATGAACATCTCTCGCCACCTAAACCTACATATAGAGGGAAAATATATTTTCATAAACGACTTCAATCAGGCTAATATCTCCATTGGTCTCGGATACAAATTCTAA
- a CDS encoding RNA polymerase sigma factor yields the protein MNSLKFQDRLLGLQDNLLNFAYMLTANREEAKDLLQDTTLKALDNEDKYIDNVNFKGWVFTIMRNIFINNYRRVVRNQTIIDQTEDLYHLNLPQDSGFASPEGSFTVKEITTAINSFSEEYRIPFSMHVAGYKYHEIAEKMDLPLGTVKSRIFFARQRLQEMLKDYK from the coding sequence ATGAACTCTCTAAAATTTCAAGATAGATTGTTAGGTCTCCAAGACAATTTGCTAAACTTCGCTTATATGCTTACCGCAAACCGGGAAGAAGCGAAAGATTTGCTTCAAGATACGACTCTTAAAGCTCTCGACAACGAAGATAAATATATCGACAATGTCAATTTCAAAGGTTGGGTGTTTACCATCATGCGAAATATTTTTATCAATAATTATCGCAGGGTTGTACGGAACCAAACTATTATAGACCAGACAGAAGATCTGTATCACTTGAACTTGCCCCAAGACTCGGGATTCGCGTCGCCGGAAGGTTCTTTTACGGTGAAGGAGATTACAACGGCTATCAATAGTTTCAGCGAGGAGTATCGGATACCGTTTTCTATGCATGTGGCAGGGTATAAATATCACGAGATTGCCGAAAAAATGGATTTGCCTTTGGGCACGGTAAAAAGCCGAATCTTTTTTGCCCGTCAACGTTTGCAGGAGATGCTGAAAGATTATAAATAA
- a CDS encoding glycosyltransferase → MSLSPSPSRRFHVVSLQVPFPPDYGGVIDIYYKLKALKNMGYETWLHTFQYDRSRAEQLNEVAARVSYYPRHRSVIRQLSHIPYIVSSRHCSKLLDDLLSDNAPILFEGLHCCAFLSDKRLKDRVKLVRMHNIEHEYYKELFRKTSGWKKFYYELEAVKLEKYEKILLHADAILAISESDRCYFSSRYPQIPVSLLPAFHAYTEVAPADPKENYILYHGNLSVEENIEAAEYLLRQVVPLTQGTSWIFAGKNPPETLVRLVERTPGAQLIANPSEEQMNHLIEKAAANLLVTFQPTGLKLKLLNALFHGGHCIVNSKMLFGTGLDKACLIADTPQAMARAVETALNEPFDQAKRTERIQLLKAYDNEKNIHILSDLLEEKLR, encoded by the coding sequence ATGAGTTTGTCTCCGTCTCCCTCCCGACGTTTCCATGTCGTTTCTCTGCAAGTCCCTTTTCCACCGGACTATGGAGGAGTTATCGATATTTACTATAAGTTGAAAGCGTTAAAAAATATGGGCTACGAGACATGGCTACACACATTCCAATACGACCGGAGTAGAGCCGAACAACTGAACGAAGTAGCCGCCAGAGTCTCTTACTATCCGCGCCACCGGTCTGTTATCCGCCAGCTTTCGCATATCCCTTATATTGTTTCCAGTCGCCATTGTTCAAAACTTCTCGACGATCTGCTTTCCGACAATGCCCCCATACTGTTCGAAGGTCTGCATTGCTGCGCCTTTCTATCCGACAAACGGCTGAAAGACCGTGTCAAATTAGTCCGAATGCACAACATCGAGCACGAATATTACAAAGAATTATTCCGCAAGACATCAGGGTGGAAAAAATTCTACTACGAACTCGAAGCTGTCAAATTGGAAAAATACGAAAAGATACTCCTGCATGCCGATGCCATTTTAGCGATCTCCGAGAGCGACCGCTGTTATTTCTCGTCGAGATACCCGCAAATTCCGGTGTCGCTGCTTCCCGCCTTTCACGCATACACCGAAGTAGCCCCTGCCGACCCGAAGGAGAACTATATCCTTTATCACGGAAACCTTTCGGTCGAAGAGAACATCGAAGCCGCCGAATACCTGTTACGGCAAGTCGTCCCGCTCACACAAGGCACATCATGGATATTCGCCGGAAAAAATCCCCCGGAAACACTCGTTCGGCTGGTCGAACGGACACCCGGCGCACAACTCATCGCCAATCCCTCGGAAGAACAAATGAACCACCTTATTGAAAAAGCGGCAGCCAACCTGCTCGTCACATTCCAACCCACGGGATTAAAACTGAAACTATTGAATGCCCTCTTTCACGGAGGACACTGTATCGTAAACAGCAAAATGCTATTCGGCACAGGCTTGGACAAAGCCTGCCTCATTGCCGATACACCTCAGGCTATGGCTCGCGCTGTCGAAACCGCCTTAAACGAACCTTTCGACCAAGCCAAACGCACCGAACGAATACAGCTGCTGAAAGCGTACGATAATGAAAAGAATATCCATATCCTCTCCGATCTTCTCGAAGAGAAACTCAGGTAA